In Aquimarina spinulae, a single window of DNA contains:
- a CDS encoding SusC/RagA family TonB-linked outer membrane protein produces the protein MNKKINTYFLNSAEIIKNQSLTIATIFMLCLSVGLFNVYGNTYKAHKIEDVLQEREIKGKITDDSGIPLPGVAVIIKGSDQGTQTDFDGNYIINAKAGEVLMFSYIGMKTEERIIDAISDTINIEMVSDTEELEEIVVLGYTTRGKNEITGSTVQVVADEINNVPVLTVDQALQGKVAGLNIASSSGTPGSTQQIRIRGVGSITSSNAPLFVIDGVPMVNYNTSGSDSASSLSSLSSINSRDVESITVLKDASATAAYGARGSNGVIVITTKNGRKNRKTTFNFTSTYGYQEQAVKGPKMLTAAQREELFYDAVFNSYGETYSIDRSEAKELYERFPGFWGTSYTDWNANGRPEADWQEIVKTPNPTLQTFDFSATGGSETSTFYTSLGYNKTEGVVKGTDYERITAKFNFSKDMTNSLKFTNNLSVSNIDQNGLFEQGAFFASGLSAQFFVPPTLPAYNADGTLNLTDFGSTTNYFNYLYLIENDIINNDVTRAMNSSTLEWKILKGLKFKTNFSIDYNLANYKNFSNRVHGGAVEEGGSSYASTSRNFNWVTQNSLNYKTSLDRHNFDITILQEFQKNKFNFISAQGEKFPKDELTFVDEASINFEASTSFSDWKNLSYLGMLNYNFDDKYILDATYRREASSRFSPDQRFGDFWSVGAAWNITSEEFLYDSTLFSNLRLRASYGTSGSAGVDINEYQSLLAYDADYNANPGIYPIGYGNEFLSWEKNNTLDVGIDFGLFDDKISGSVAYYNKKTFDILQEVGLSRTTGFANVNRNIGEVVNTGVEIELNYNIISGQDFNWSIFGNIATVNNEVKKLAKDASGNDIVITTGTRRVEVGHPIYEWYMRKWAGVDPENGDPLWYINGVDGETTNDFNEAEVAFQGSSAIPTYSGGFGTHIDYKGFFMDANLYFTGGNKVYESWALYTKSNGLNSTLYFNGTEELLQSWKQPGDITDYPALQSNTGAGNQSASTSTRFLYDGDYIRLRELTLGYNLTNSTLETIGVDGITFTLRGTNLFTWVKDDRLKHDPEVRTDGFTRLTTPPVKSFVFGVNLKF, from the coding sequence ATGAATAAAAAAATCAATACTTATTTTTTGAATTCAGCAGAAATTATTAAAAATCAATCACTTACAATCGCAACAATTTTTATGTTATGTTTATCTGTGGGGCTGTTTAATGTATATGGAAATACTTACAAAGCACATAAAATTGAGGATGTTCTGCAAGAAAGAGAAATAAAAGGAAAAATAACAGATGATAGTGGTATACCACTACCTGGAGTAGCAGTAATCATTAAAGGATCAGACCAGGGTACTCAAACAGATTTCGATGGAAACTATATTATTAATGCCAAAGCTGGTGAGGTATTGATGTTTTCTTATATCGGAATGAAAACAGAAGAGAGAATAATCGATGCCATATCAGACACTATCAATATTGAAATGGTATCAGATACCGAAGAACTTGAAGAAATCGTTGTACTTGGGTATACCACAAGAGGTAAAAATGAAATTACCGGTAGTACAGTGCAAGTCGTTGCCGATGAAATTAATAATGTACCAGTACTAACTGTAGATCAAGCGTTGCAAGGTAAAGTAGCTGGTTTAAATATAGCTTCTTCTTCGGGAACACCTGGATCAACACAACAAATCAGAATTCGAGGAGTAGGTTCTATTACTTCATCTAATGCACCGCTTTTTGTAATCGATGGTGTGCCAATGGTTAACTATAATACTTCAGGTAGTGACTCTGCCAGTTCTTTGAGCTCTCTATCCAGTATTAATAGCCGAGATGTAGAAAGTATTACTGTTCTTAAGGATGCTTCTGCAACAGCCGCTTACGGGGCAAGAGGATCTAACGGGGTTATCGTAATCACTACGAAGAATGGTAGAAAAAATAGAAAGACAACCTTTAATTTTACTTCTACTTATGGATATCAGGAACAAGCAGTAAAGGGCCCAAAAATGTTAACCGCAGCACAGCGAGAAGAACTTTTTTATGACGCTGTATTTAATTCCTATGGAGAAACGTATAGTATAGACAGATCAGAAGCCAAAGAGCTTTATGAGCGGTTTCCTGGGTTCTGGGGTACTTCATATACTGATTGGAACGCAAATGGAAGACCCGAAGCAGACTGGCAGGAAATTGTTAAGACTCCTAATCCTACTTTACAAACATTTGATTTCTCTGCCACAGGAGGTAGTGAAACTTCTACTTTCTATACTTCTTTAGGATATAATAAAACCGAAGGTGTTGTTAAAGGAACAGATTACGAAAGAATCACCGCAAAATTTAACTTTTCGAAAGATATGACCAATTCACTAAAATTTACAAATAATCTTAGTGTTTCTAATATCGATCAAAATGGATTGTTTGAACAGGGAGCATTTTTTGCAAGTGGACTTTCTGCTCAGTTCTTTGTACCACCAACACTACCAGCATATAATGCAGACGGGACCCTGAATCTTACTGATTTTGGAAGCACGACCAACTATTTTAATTATCTTTATTTAATAGAGAATGACATCATTAATAATGATGTTACTCGCGCAATGAATAGTAGTACTTTAGAATGGAAAATTCTAAAAGGCTTAAAATTTAAAACCAATTTCAGTATTGATTATAATTTAGCCAACTACAAAAATTTTTCTAATAGAGTTCATGGAGGTGCTGTAGAAGAAGGTGGTAGTTCTTATGCTTCTACCAGTCGTAATTTTAATTGGGTAACTCAAAATTCTTTAAATTATAAAACCAGCCTGGACAGACATAATTTTGATATTACTATACTACAGGAGTTTCAAAAAAATAAATTCAACTTCATAAGTGCCCAAGGTGAAAAATTTCCAAAAGATGAATTAACCTTTGTAGATGAAGCCAGTATTAATTTCGAAGCTAGTACTTCTTTTAGCGATTGGAAGAACCTTTCCTATCTAGGAATGTTAAACTATAATTTTGACGATAAGTACATACTAGACGCTACTTATCGAAGAGAAGCTTCTTCACGTTTTTCACCAGATCAACGTTTTGGTGACTTCTGGTCTGTAGGTGCAGCATGGAATATTACTTCAGAAGAATTTTTATACGACAGTACTTTGTTTAGTAATTTAAGATTAAGAGCTTCTTATGGAACCAGTGGTAGTGCAGGAGTGGATATTAATGAGTATCAATCCCTTTTGGCTTACGATGCAGATTATAATGCTAATCCTGGGATATACCCAATAGGATATGGAAACGAATTCTTATCCTGGGAAAAAAATAACACACTAGATGTAGGTATCGACTTTGGTCTTTTTGATGATAAAATATCTGGATCTGTTGCCTATTACAACAAAAAGACCTTCGATATCCTACAAGAAGTAGGGCTATCCCGAACTACAGGATTTGCAAATGTTAACAGAAATATTGGAGAAGTTGTAAATACAGGTGTTGAAATAGAACTAAACTATAATATAATAAGCGGACAGGATTTTAACTGGAGTATTTTCGGAAACATAGCTACTGTAAATAACGAAGTGAAAAAACTAGCAAAAGATGCTTCTGGAAACGATATTGTAATTACCACAGGAACACGAAGAGTAGAAGTAGGACACCCAATATATGAGTGGTATATGAGAAAATGGGCAGGAGTAGATCCAGAAAATGGTGATCCTTTATGGTATATTAATGGAGTAGATGGTGAAACTACAAATGATTTTAATGAAGCCGAAGTAGCTTTTCAAGGGAGTAGTGCTATACCAACCTATAGTGGTGGTTTTGGAACTCATATAGATTATAAAGGGTTCTTTATGGACGCCAATCTATATTTTACAGGAGGTAACAAAGTATATGAAAGTTGGGCGCTATATACCAAAAGTAATGGGTTAAACAGTACCTTATATTTTAATGGTACCGAAGAGCTCTTACAAAGCTGGAAACAACCAGGTGATATTACAGATTATCCAGCTCTGCAATCAAATACAGGAGCAGGAAATCAATCTGCCTCAACTTCTACTCGATTCTTATATGATGGAGATTATATAAGACTAAGAGAATTGACCCTAGGATATAACCTTACTAATAGTACTTTAGAAACAATAGGTGTCGACGGAATCACATTTACTCTAAGAGGAACTAACCTATTTACCTGGGTAAAAGATGATCGATTAAAACACGATCCCGAAGTAAGAACCGATGGATTTACCAGATTAACTACGCCACCTGTAAAATCATTTGTATTTGGTGTTAACCTAAAATTTTAA
- a CDS encoding RagB/SusD family nutrient uptake outer membrane protein, whose translation MTKKIIYLVYSALFIALISSCSNDDLEPTLLQNQNLEGNISTVEDLSNLLNGTYSWMTQSTYYGRDIIIYGEARSDNAYSTGESGRFISVSDMNMTDANGYALNTWSVIYTTISTANIAINIEGVKGDLEQINHIKGQAHVIRALGHFDLLRLYGQQHVDNGGLSALGVPYIDKFKDDNDLLPSRKTVGEVKNLILADLDKASSLMSEALNGTSSYITSYAANAVKARVALYFEEYETARDAAKAIIDSGQFSILDRDSYVDSWSVDNAPNSIFELAFDNVDNQGINGLANIYRFGYADIVAYDDFASIFDAGDIRGATSMINTDGDKLRNIGKYPSQSFDDNVSLIRYEEIILIYAEALLETGAIGNALTWLNMIPDNRGASLYTEATKENILLERRKELCFEGFRFDDLARTKQNIPKLNVVSEGPVYGSYNYAFPIPLAELNANSNMIPNKGY comes from the coding sequence ATGACAAAAAAAATAATATACCTCGTATATAGTGCTTTGTTTATAGCATTAATATCTTCTTGTAGTAATGATGATTTAGAGCCTACTTTACTTCAAAATCAGAACTTAGAAGGTAATATTAGTACTGTAGAAGACTTATCTAATCTTTTAAATGGTACCTATAGTTGGATGACTCAATCTACCTATTACGGAAGAGACATTATCATATATGGAGAAGCAAGATCAGATAATGCATATTCTACTGGTGAATCTGGTCGTTTTATTAGTGTAAGTGATATGAATATGACTGATGCCAATGGATATGCTTTAAATACCTGGTCTGTAATCTATACAACTATATCTACAGCCAACATTGCTATTAACATAGAGGGTGTTAAAGGGGATTTGGAGCAAATTAATCACATTAAAGGACAAGCTCATGTAATAAGAGCACTAGGCCATTTTGATTTGTTACGCTTATATGGTCAACAACATGTAGATAACGGGGGGCTAAGTGCCTTAGGAGTTCCTTATATTGATAAGTTTAAAGATGATAATGATCTTCTCCCTAGTAGAAAAACGGTGGGGGAAGTAAAAAATTTAATCCTTGCAGATCTCGACAAAGCATCATCTTTAATGTCAGAGGCACTTAATGGTACATCCAGCTATATAACTAGCTATGCTGCAAATGCAGTTAAAGCAAGAGTAGCATTGTATTTTGAAGAATATGAAACAGCCAGAGATGCAGCTAAGGCTATAATCGATTCTGGGCAATTCTCTATATTAGATAGAGATTCGTATGTAGATAGTTGGTCTGTAGATAATGCTCCCAATTCTATTTTTGAATTAGCATTTGATAATGTAGATAATCAAGGTATAAACGGCTTGGCAAATATCTATCGATTTGGGTATGCTGATATTGTAGCATATGACGATTTTGCTTCTATTTTTGATGCTGGAGATATTAGAGGAGCTACCAGTATGATTAATACCGATGGAGATAAATTAAGAAATATAGGTAAATATCCTTCTCAATCTTTTGATGACAATGTTAGTCTAATAAGATATGAAGAAATCATCTTAATTTATGCAGAAGCATTATTAGAAACAGGAGCTATAGGTAATGCTTTAACCTGGCTAAATATGATTCCTGATAATAGAGGAGCTAGTCTATATACAGAAGCAACCAAAGAAAATATTCTTTTAGAGAGAAGAAAAGAACTATGTTTTGAGGGGTTTAGGTTTGATGATTTAGCACGAACAAAACAGAATATCCCAAAACTAAATGTAGTTTCTGAAGGACCCGTATATGGTAGCTATAATTATGCCTTTCCTATTCCTTTAGCCGAGCTAAATGCAAACTCTAATATGATACCCAATAAAGGGTACTAA
- a CDS encoding VPS10 domain-containing protein, producing MKTFTSSLFFFFLSSFIFSQQPATNAELIQKGLLNKKQMEKSSLVKHVPFKNIGPTVMSGRVVDVDVNPENTTEFYVGYASGGLWHTVNNGTTFEPVLDAAETINVGDIAVDWKNNIIWVGTGENNSSRSSYAGIGILKSTDNGKTWKNVGLLDSHHIGRIVINPNNPDEVVVGVTGHLYSSNQERGVYKTTDGGATWKKTLFINDRTGIIDLAYAPGNFSIMYAAAWDKDRKAWNFEGNGLGSGIYKSIDAGTTWNKISIEGSGFPTGEGVGRIGLAVFDENTVYAVHDNQYRRKENETKKSGLGLTKEDFKTMSSEAFLKLENKKLNAFLKTNGFQEKYRADNVKQLVRSGTVKPIDLAKYLENANAMLFDTPVIGAEVYRTNDGGKSWAKTHKDYIDDLFYSYGYYFAQIQVSPTNKDHIYISGVPILKSKDAGKTFTNINGKNVHADHHSLWINSKNPMHLINGNDGGVNISYDDGEHWIKANQPSVGQFYAINIDHEKPYNVYGGLQDNGVWVGAHNAKEDDSWHQSGHYPWESIMGGDGMQVQIDDRDANIVYTGFQFGNYFRIDRAKNKQTYIQPKHELGESPYRFNWQTPILLSPHNQDILYLGGNKLMRSMNQGDDWTAISNDLTNGGKKGNVAYGTLTTIAESIFQFGLIYTGSDDGLVYITKNSGGSWSKISDSFPKDLWVSRVIASSHKKERVYVTLNGYRWDDFKPYVYLSENYGQSWKNIGSSLPVSAINVIKEDPKNENVVYIGTDNGAYVSLDKGASWQAFSNGLPNVAVHDIVIQPEANDLLLGTHGRSIYKTNIEAVQLLDNKVMNKGLYVFDVPAMQWSDRWGVSWSKWSTPYKPTTTIKFYSGKSGDFSIKITTEEGKILQKFSTKADKGLNYAEYDLTITEKGKNILEKEFPDEEVSKRKNGKYYLPTGRYSIEISDGKQTEKALWEIK from the coding sequence ATGAAAACATTTACATCATCATTATTTTTCTTCTTTCTTTCTTCTTTTATTTTTTCTCAACAACCAGCTACTAATGCAGAATTGATACAGAAAGGATTGCTGAACAAAAAGCAAATGGAAAAGTCTTCTTTAGTGAAACATGTCCCTTTTAAAAATATTGGACCAACTGTAATGAGTGGTCGTGTAGTAGATGTTGATGTAAATCCAGAAAATACTACAGAGTTTTATGTAGGATATGCTTCTGGAGGGTTGTGGCATACCGTAAATAATGGAACTACTTTTGAACCTGTTCTTGATGCTGCAGAGACAATTAATGTTGGTGATATTGCAGTAGACTGGAAAAATAATATCATTTGGGTAGGAACCGGTGAAAATAATTCGTCTAGGTCATCCTATGCAGGGATAGGAATTCTAAAATCTACAGATAATGGTAAGACATGGAAAAATGTAGGACTACTCGACTCACATCATATAGGTAGAATCGTTATTAATCCGAATAATCCAGATGAGGTCGTAGTGGGAGTAACCGGACACTTATATTCTTCTAATCAAGAACGGGGAGTCTATAAAACAACAGATGGGGGGGCTACTTGGAAAAAAACGTTGTTTATTAACGATCGAACAGGCATTATTGATTTAGCATATGCACCTGGAAACTTTAGTATTATGTATGCAGCTGCATGGGATAAAGATCGTAAAGCCTGGAATTTTGAAGGAAATGGATTAGGGTCAGGGATTTATAAAAGTATTGATGCAGGAACTACCTGGAATAAAATATCTATAGAAGGAAGTGGTTTTCCTACAGGAGAAGGAGTAGGTCGAATTGGCCTTGCTGTTTTTGATGAAAACACAGTATATGCTGTACATGATAACCAGTACAGAAGAAAGGAAAATGAAACCAAAAAAAGTGGTTTGGGATTAACCAAAGAGGATTTTAAAACGATGTCATCAGAAGCTTTTTTAAAACTGGAAAACAAAAAGCTAAATGCATTTTTAAAAACCAATGGGTTTCAGGAAAAATACAGAGCAGATAATGTAAAACAACTTGTGCGTAGTGGTACAGTAAAACCAATAGATCTTGCCAAATACCTCGAAAATGCTAATGCAATGTTATTTGATACTCCGGTTATTGGAGCAGAAGTATACAGAACTAATGATGGAGGGAAATCCTGGGCAAAAACCCATAAAGATTATATAGATGATCTATTTTATAGCTATGGATATTATTTTGCTCAGATACAGGTAAGCCCTACTAATAAGGATCATATATACATTTCTGGAGTTCCTATTTTGAAATCTAAAGATGCCGGAAAAACATTTACCAATATTAATGGAAAAAATGTTCATGCCGATCATCATTCATTGTGGATTAATTCTAAAAATCCTATGCACTTGATAAATGGTAATGATGGGGGGGTAAATATCTCTTATGATGATGGAGAACACTGGATAAAAGCAAATCAACCTAGTGTGGGACAGTTTTATGCAATTAATATTGATCATGAGAAACCATATAATGTGTATGGTGGATTGCAAGATAACGGAGTTTGGGTAGGAGCACATAATGCTAAAGAAGATGACTCCTGGCATCAAAGTGGTCATTACCCGTGGGAAAGCATTATGGGGGGTGATGGTATGCAGGTACAGATTGATGATCGGGATGCAAATATTGTATATACTGGATTTCAGTTTGGTAATTATTTTAGAATAGATCGTGCAAAAAATAAACAAACTTATATTCAACCTAAACATGAATTAGGAGAATCTCCTTATCGATTTAATTGGCAAACACCAATTTTACTATCGCCGCACAATCAAGACATTTTATATTTAGGAGGTAATAAGTTAATGAGATCTATGAACCAGGGTGATGACTGGACTGCCATATCTAATGATTTAACGAACGGTGGTAAAAAAGGAAATGTTGCTTATGGAACGTTGACTACTATTGCCGAGTCTATATTTCAATTTGGACTGATCTACACAGGTAGTGATGATGGATTAGTATATATAACTAAAAATTCTGGAGGAAGTTGGAGTAAGATTTCGGATTCTTTTCCTAAAGATCTATGGGTGTCAAGAGTAATTGCCTCTTCTCATAAAAAAGAAAGAGTTTATGTTACATTAAATGGATATCGATGGGATGATTTTAAACCTTATGTCTATTTAAGTGAAAACTATGGACAGAGCTGGAAAAACATAGGAAGCAGCTTGCCTGTATCTGCAATAAATGTGATTAAAGAAGATCCTAAAAATGAAAACGTAGTATATATAGGAACAGATAATGGTGCCTATGTTTCACTAGATAAGGGAGCAAGCTGGCAAGCTTTTTCTAACGGATTACCTAATGTAGCGGTTCATGATATTGTAATCCAACCAGAAGCTAATGATTTATTATTAGGAACACACGGTAGAAGTATATACAAAACAAATATAGAAGCAGTACAACTTCTTGATAATAAAGTAATGAATAAAGGACTTTATGTTTTTGATGTACCTGCAATGCAGTGGTCAGATCGATGGGGTGTTTCGTGGAGCAAATGGTCTACACCATATAAACCAACAACAACTATCAAGTTTTATTCTGGAAAATCAGGAGACTTCTCTATTAAAATTACTACCGAAGAAGGAAAAATACTTCAGAAATTTTCTACAAAAGCTGATAAGGGGCTTAATTATGCAGAATATGACCTTACGATTACTGAAAAAGGAAAAAATATACTCGAAAAAGAATTTCCTGATGAAGAAGTTTCTAAAAGAAAAAATGGAAAATATTACCTTCCTACTGGAAGATATTCAATAGAAATTTCTGATGGGAAGCAAACAGAAAAAGCTTTGTGGGAAATTAAATAA
- a CDS encoding aminopeptidase P family protein, whose product MKYHQIDSNLFIKNRKNFAAQMKSNSIAIFNSNDIYPISADSTMPFEQHRDIFYLSGVDQEESVLLLFPDAPKEKHREILFLKETNEHIAIWEGEKLTKERAFDVSGIRTVYWLQDLEKIFFEVMTQCETVYVNTNEHYRSSVETETREDRFTKWWKAKYPAHAVAKSNPILQRLRAIKDPIEIELMQTACNITEKGFRRLLGFVKPDVWEYNLEAELLHEFINNRSKGFAYTPIIASGNNANVLHYIENNRPCKAGDLILMDVAAEYANYSSDLSRTIPVSGKYSKRQRDVYDAVLRVKNEATKMLIPGTIWADYHVEVGKIMTSELLGLGLIDKADVQKEDPEWPAYKKYFMHGTSHHIGLDTHDYGILTEPMQANMVFTVEPGIYIPDEGFGIRIEDDVVIQEKGEPFNLMANIPIEAEEIEELMNN is encoded by the coding sequence ATGAAATATCACCAGATCGATAGCAATCTCTTCATCAAAAATCGTAAAAACTTTGCTGCACAAATGAAATCCAATAGCATTGCTATATTTAATAGTAATGATATATATCCAATTAGTGCCGATAGTACTATGCCTTTTGAGCAGCATAGAGATATTTTTTACCTAAGTGGCGTTGATCAGGAAGAAAGTGTATTGTTACTTTTTCCCGATGCTCCTAAGGAAAAGCATCGTGAGATTTTATTTCTAAAAGAAACCAATGAGCATATTGCAATTTGGGAAGGTGAAAAACTAACCAAAGAACGAGCTTTTGATGTTTCGGGAATTAGAACCGTATATTGGCTTCAGGATTTAGAGAAGATTTTCTTTGAAGTGATGACGCAGTGTGAAACTGTATATGTAAACACTAATGAGCACTACAGATCAAGCGTAGAAACAGAAACTCGTGAAGATCGTTTTACCAAATGGTGGAAAGCAAAATATCCTGCACATGCCGTAGCAAAAAGCAATCCTATTTTACAACGATTACGAGCAATAAAAGATCCCATCGAAATTGAGCTTATGCAAACAGCTTGTAATATTACCGAAAAAGGATTTCGAAGACTTTTAGGCTTTGTAAAACCTGATGTTTGGGAATATAATCTTGAAGCCGAATTGTTGCATGAATTTATCAATAACAGATCCAAAGGTTTTGCGTATACTCCTATAATCGCAAGCGGAAACAATGCCAATGTGCTTCACTATATAGAAAATAATCGACCCTGTAAAGCAGGTGATTTAATCCTTATGGACGTTGCTGCAGAATATGCTAATTACTCTAGTGATTTGTCTCGTACAATTCCGGTATCAGGAAAATACTCTAAACGTCAGCGAGATGTTTATGATGCTGTACTTCGAGTTAAAAATGAAGCTACCAAAATGTTGATTCCAGGAACTATCTGGGCCGATTATCATGTTGAAGTTGGTAAAATTATGACATCTGAGTTATTAGGATTAGGGCTTATAGATAAAGCTGATGTGCAGAAGGAAGATCCAGAATGGCCTGCATACAAAAAATACTTTATGCATGGTACCTCTCATCACATAGGATTAGACACCCATGATTATGGTATCCTTACCGAGCCTATGCAAGCAAATATGGTGTTTACTGTTGAGCCCGGGATTTATATTCCTGATGAAGGTTTTGGAATTCGTATTGAAGATGATGTAGTAATACAGGAAAAAGGAGAACCTTTTAATCTCATGGCTAATATTCCTATAGAAGCTGAAGAGATTGAAGAATTAATGAATAATTAG
- a CDS encoding AraC family transcriptional regulator, which produces MYLKLLRNIFILSVSFIGYGQSFHVPDSLMQKTYKQLSENFHASLDSNIPAARLYARAYFNKGKNSKDNSRIAWSYVYKSLLYNDSKKRKIEALDSAVFFGENIVKKNHPEVFYNKRAIAYGEFGDLNHSLKDYLTALEHSRKNNNVPYIYLLKHNIANLKRKLGKYDEAKKLFKECIVYEKSIKNKTKRDTISYLLTLTELVSIYRLNNQIDSAKILNKEGVKLSKGKPTEFLFDLNDGILDYYNQKYSLVIKKIKPILPKIINPERGYESTTDLINAYLYLGNSNKSLGKTSESITYFKKIDSISKTLNYFLPESRAAYVELVGYYKSIGDHTNQLLYINKLLSADSVLIKDYWILNDKLLREFDTRELLEQKQKIIASLEKENNKISSQNIIISILLLLSLIGIVYYYYRQQLYKKRFLKLLQQISDQNQKKDQSTDDPTPSSINKETVDKLLDKLQQFEEKKEFLKPLTSKDLAQKFESNSSYLSKVVNTFKEKSFSNYINDLRIDFVIDKLNEDSIFRKYTVQAIAQEIGFNNSEAFSKAFYKKTGIYPSYFIKELEKQKNDKTNQLSR; this is translated from the coding sequence ATGTATTTAAAACTACTTAGAAACATCTTCATTCTTTCTGTCTCGTTTATTGGGTATGGGCAATCTTTTCATGTTCCCGATTCCTTGATGCAAAAAACATATAAACAGCTTAGTGAAAACTTTCATGCAAGTTTAGATAGTAATATACCAGCAGCAAGGTTATATGCCCGGGCTTATTTTAACAAAGGAAAAAACAGTAAAGACAACAGTCGTATAGCTTGGTCTTATGTCTATAAAAGTCTATTGTATAATGATTCAAAAAAAAGAAAAATAGAAGCTTTAGACAGTGCTGTTTTTTTTGGGGAAAATATAGTTAAAAAGAATCATCCAGAAGTCTTCTATAACAAAAGAGCGATTGCCTATGGGGAGTTTGGGGATCTTAATCATAGTCTTAAAGACTACTTAACAGCATTAGAACATTCTAGAAAAAACAATAATGTACCGTATATATACCTTCTTAAGCATAATATCGCAAATCTAAAAAGGAAACTAGGAAAATATGATGAGGCCAAAAAACTATTCAAAGAATGTATTGTATATGAAAAAAGCATCAAAAACAAAACAAAACGAGATACTATCTCTTATCTATTAACACTAACAGAACTTGTCTCTATATATAGATTAAATAATCAAATAGATTCTGCAAAAATTTTAAACAAAGAAGGAGTTAAATTATCTAAAGGTAAGCCCACTGAATTTCTGTTCGATTTAAATGATGGTATTCTAGACTATTACAACCAGAAATATAGTTTAGTAATAAAAAAAATTAAACCAATATTACCCAAAATTATCAATCCAGAAAGAGGATATGAAAGTACTACAGATTTAATTAACGCATATCTATATTTAGGAAATTCTAATAAAAGCTTAGGTAAAACCTCAGAGTCTATTACTTATTTCAAGAAAATAGATTCTATCTCTAAAACTTTAAATTATTTTTTACCCGAAAGTAGAGCTGCCTATGTAGAGTTGGTTGGTTATTACAAATCTATTGGTGACCATACCAATCAATTACTGTATATAAATAAACTACTAAGTGCAGATAGTGTTTTAATAAAGGATTATTGGATCCTTAATGATAAGCTTTTAAGAGAATTTGACACCAGGGAGCTTCTTGAACAAAAACAGAAAATCATAGCTTCATTAGAAAAAGAAAACAATAAGATATCCTCTCAAAATATTATCATATCAATACTTCTGTTATTAAGTCTAATCGGTATTGTTTACTATTATTATCGGCAACAACTTTACAAAAAAAGATTTTTAAAACTCTTACAACAAATCTCTGATCAAAACCAAAAAAAAGATCAATCTACAGATGATCCTACTCCTTCATCAATTAACAAAGAAACTGTAGACAAACTACTTGATAAGCTTCAGCAATTTGAAGAAAAAAAAGAGTTTTTAAAACCTCTAACCTCAAAAGATCTTGCCCAAAAGTTTGAATCAAACTCTAGTTATCTCTCTAAAGTGGTCAATACTTTTAAAGAAAAAAGCTTTAGCAATTATATTAACGATTTACGAATCGATTTTGTAATCGATAAATTAAACGAGGATTCGATATTTAGAAAATATACTGTGCAAGCCATTGCACAAGAAATCGGCTTTAATAATTCTGAAGCATTTTCTAAAGCATTCTATAAAAAGACTGGGATTTATCCTTCCTATTTTATTAAAGAGCTAGAAAAGCAAAAAAATGATAAAACTAATCAGCTTTCTCGTTGA
- a CDS encoding VOC family protein has translation MQRMKITAGHQQAMPYIVVEKAEDFIDFIRKIFQAQEMIRSLDVDNRIQHSEIRIGDSTILLTEASKHNPAHPGCMYVYVKDTDQTYYEAIDAGAKSLMEPMEEDYGARGAGFRDPFGNTWWIATLN, from the coding sequence ATGCAACGAATGAAAATCACTGCTGGTCACCAGCAAGCTATGCCGTATATAGTAGTCGAAAAAGCTGAAGATTTTATTGATTTCATTCGAAAAATCTTTCAGGCACAGGAAATGATACGAAGCCTCGATGTTGATAATAGAATACAACATTCAGAAATTAGAATCGGCGATTCTACTATTCTTCTTACAGAAGCTTCAAAACATAATCCTGCACATCCCGGTTGTATGTATGTCTATGTAAAAGATACTGATCAAACGTATTATGAAGCCATAGATGCAGGAGCCAAATCCTTGATGGAACCTATGGAAGAAGATTACGGAGCCAGAGGAGCTGGTTTTCGAGATCCATTTGGTAACACCTGGTGGATTGCTACATTAAATTAA